One genomic window of Arachis stenosperma cultivar V10309 chromosome 10, arast.V10309.gnm1.PFL2, whole genome shotgun sequence includes the following:
- the LOC130956265 gene encoding equilibrative nucleotide transporter 3-like yields MATNTNRMALIAADDVDNHKDNGAPRKPEGKQKAMLVCFILGLGSLVSWNSMLTIADYYYTLFPKYHPSRVLTLVYQPFALGTIAIMTWNESKINTRMRNLAGYSLFSASTFLVLVLDLATGGKGGIAHFIGLCVLSACFGLADGLVQGGMVGDLSFMCPEFIQSFLAGLAASGALISLLRVLTKLAFDKSHDGLRKGAILFLACSTFIEFVCIFLYAFCFPKLPIVKYYRSKAAAEGSKTVSADLAAVGLNTKPNDDQGADDDSKQVERMSIKELLLKNLDYAVDLLLIYVITLSIFPGFLYENTGTHQLGTWYPIVLIAMYNVLDLISRYIPLVKWLKLESRKGIFIAVVLRFLLIPAFYFTAKYADQGWMILLTSFLGLTNGYLTVCVLTLAPKGYKGPEQNALGNLLVACLLGGIFAGVVLDWLWLIGHGNW; encoded by the exons ATGGCAACAAATACCAA TAGAATGGCCCTGATTGCTGCTGATGATGTTGATAATCATAAGGATAATGGAGCACCAAGAAAGCCTGAG GGAAAACAGAAAGCCATGTTAGTTTGTTTCATTCTGGGACTTGGCTCACTTGTTTCATGGAACAGCATGTTGACCATTGCAGATTACTATTACACATTGTTCCCT aaatatcatccttcaaggGTACTTACCCTGGTTTATCAACCATTTGCACTTGGAACAATAGCAATAATGACATGGAACGAGTCGAAGATCAATACTAGAATGCGTAATTTGGCAGGATACAGTCTTTTCTCTGCCAGCACCTTTTTAGTTCTTGTT TTGGATCTAGCAACAGGAGGGAAAGGTGGTATTGCACATTTCATTGGTTTATGTGTGCTTTCTGCTTGTTTTGGATTAGCAGATGGTCTTGTCCAGGGTGGAATGGTTGGAGACCTCAGTTTTATGTGCCCTGAGTTTATCCAG TCTTTCCTTGCTGGTTTAGCTGCATCAGGAGCTTTGATTTCTTTACTTAGAGTGCTCACCAAGCTAGCATTTGATAAATCTCATGATGGACTTCGCAAAGGAGCTA TTCTATTCCTTGCTTGCTCCACATTCATTGAgtttgtgtgtatttttctatacGCATTCTGCTTCCCTAAATTGCCAATTGTGAAATACTACCGGTCGAAGGCAGCCGCCGAGGGATCGAAAACTGTTTCGGCTGATCTTGCTGCTGTTGGCCTTAACACAAAGCCAAATGATGATCAA GGTGCTGATGATGATTCCAAACAAGTAGAAAGGATGAGCATCAAAGAGTTGTTGCTAAAGAACCTTGACTATGCAGTTGATTTATTACTTATATATGTAATAACACTGTCAATATTCCCTGGATTCTTGTATGAGAATACAGGAACACATCAATTAGGCACATG GTATCCAATTGTTTTGATTGCAATGTATAATGTGCTGGATCTGATATCAAGATACATACCTTTGGTGAAATGGCTCAAGTTGGAATCCAGAAAGGGAATATTCATAGCAGTAGTCTTGAGATTCTTGCTGATCCCAGCATTCTACTTTACAGCAAAATATGCAGACCAGGGATGGATGATCCTACTCACCTCATTCTTGGGACTCACCAATGGCTATCTCACAGTTTGTGTTCTTACTTTGGCACCAAAAGGTTACAAG GGTCCAGAGCAGAATGCATTAGGCAATTTACTTGTGGCGTGTCTCTTAGGAGGAATATTTGCTGGGGTTGTTCTTGATTGGTTGTGGTTAATTGGTCATGGTAATTGGTAA